A part of Chanos chanos chromosome 9, fChaCha1.1, whole genome shotgun sequence genomic DNA contains:
- the LOC115821692 gene encoding tumor necrosis factor receptor superfamily member 14-like — MILFHNFQLCTSACGKAEYEVNGECCPMCGPGHHVYKHCSEYTSTTCIPCSPSTFTDSSNGLMGCIQCTVCDPSQGLRTKTECTLTADNICEPREGFYCIDQHRQSCRAAVEHSKCKPGQYIIQNGTADTDTVCGDCVGETYSDGSFSSCRPHTRCENSTGVLRREKRPGTHSSDTECEETHIVPIIVPVLFSIIILLKHIQNQRVMIGNVILMLNEVKTRMTSLHCFLCSTGFR; from the exons atgaTTCTATTTCACAACTTTCAGCTCTGCACCAGTGCATGTGGTAAAGCTGAATATGAAGTGAATGGAGAATGTTGTCCTATGTGTGGACCTG GACATCATGTGTACAAACATTGTTCTGAGTACACATCTACAACATGTATACCCTGTTCTCCATCTACTTTCACTGATTCATCCAATGGACTAATGGGCTGTATCCAATGTACAGTCTGTGATCCCA GTCAAGGgttaagaacaaagacagagtgcaCATTGACTGCGGACAACATTTGTGAACCACGTGAAGGATTTTACTGTATTGACCAACACAGACAAAGCTGTAGAGCAGCAGTtgaacattcaaaatgtaaacctGGACAATACATCATACAAAATG gaacagcagatacagacactgtgtgtggtgactgtgttggtgaaacTTACTCAGACGGTTCATTCTCGTCCTGTCGACCACATACGCG GTGTGAAAATTCCACTGGAGTTCTGAGACGGGAAAAAAGACCAGGAACTCATTCATCAGATACTGAATGTGAAGAAACACATATAGTTCCCATCATCGTTCCTGTTTTATTTAGTATAATTATTCTACTG AAGCACATTCAAAATCAGAGGGTGATGATCGGGAACGTCATCCTCATGTTGAACGAAGTAAAGACTCGCATGACGTCACTCCACTGCTTCctgtgctccactggcttccggtag
- the LOC115821693 gene encoding tumor necrosis factor receptor superfamily member 14-like has product MVLFHNFQLCISACGKAEYEVDGECCPMCSPGFHVYKRCSEYTSTSCKPCSPSTFTDLPNALLQCLQCTVCDSSQGLRTKTECTSTADTICEPREGHYCIDLHKHGCRAGVEHSTCKPGQYIIQKGTADTDTVCGDCVGETYSDGSFTSCLPHTQCESSNGVVRWVKRPGTHSSDTECEEKHTVPIVLGVISGVLVIGEHRLLIRLVRSQHPWSETIRDKTRPPDQPAGHN; this is encoded by the exons ATGGTTCTTTTTCACAACTTTCAACTCTGCATCAGTGCATGTGGTAAAGCTGAATATGAAGTGGATGGAGAATGTTGTCCTATGTGTAGCCCTG GTTTCCATGTGTACAAACGGTGTTCTGAGTATACATCTACATCATGTAAACCCTGTTCTCCATCTACTTTCACTGATCTACCCAATGCGCTGCTTCAATGCTTACAATGTACAGTCTGTGATTCCA GTCAAGGgttaagaacaaagacagagtgcaCATCTACTGCAGACACCATCTGTGAACCACGTGAAGGACATTACTGTATTGACCTACACAAACACGGCTGCAGAGCAGGTGTTGAACATTCAACATGTAAACCTGGACAATACATCATACAAAAAG GAacagcagatacagacactgtgtgtggtgactgtgttggtgaaacTTACTCAGATGGCTCATTCACATCCTGTCTCCCACATACTCA GTGTGAGAGTTCCAATGGTGTCGTGAGATGGGTAAAAAGGCCAGGGACTCATTCATCAGACACCGaatgtgaagaaaaacatacagttcCTATCGTACTTGGTGTTATATCTGGGGTTTTAGTTATTGGC GAGCACAGACTGCTAATCCGACTTGTGAGGAGTCAACATCCATGGTCTGAGACGATTCGAGACAAGACCAGGCCTCCAGACCAGCCTGCCGGTCATAACTGA
- the LOC115821695 gene encoding tumor necrosis factor receptor superfamily member 14-like, which produces MPVSVLKIYLSCAIILFHDFQCCIGTCGEAEYEVDGQCCPMCGPGFHVYRHCTDDTSTTCKPCSTSTFTNSPNGLSRCFQCTVCDSSQGLRIKKECTFIADTICKPREGYYCIDQHKHSCRAAAEHSTCKPGQYIIQQGSADTDTVCGDCVGETYSNGSFSSCLPHTQCESSDGVLRWVKRPGTHSSDTECEEIQKVAIILGVLSGVVIVTVGLACFTIHKRKTESIFAPKTERLTQQEQEVETAVSAKRAPVVTCTETASAPQYCSMRHREERHENRQYF; this is translated from the exons ATGCCTGTATCAGTATTAAAAATCTATCTTTCATGTGCAATAATTCTGTTTCATGACTTTCAATGCTGCATTGGTACATGTGGTGAGGCTGAATATGAAGTGGATGGGCAGTGCTGTCCAATGTGTGGACCTG gtTTTCATGTGTACAGACATTGTACTGATGACACATCTACAACATGCAAACCATGCTCTACATCCACTTTCACCAATTCACCCAATGGACTAAGTCGCTGTTTCCAATGTACAGTCTGTGATTCCA GTCAAGGGTTAAGAATAAAGAAAGAGTGCACCTTTATTGCAGACACCATCTGTAAACCACGTGAAGGATATTACTGTAttgaccaacacaaacacagttgtagAGCAGCTGCTGAACATTCAACATGTAAACCTGGACAATACATCATACAGCAAG gatcagcagatacagacactgtgtgtggtgactgtgttggtgaaacTTACTCAAATGGTTCATTCTCATCCTGTCTGccacatacaca GTGTGAGAGTTCCGATGGTGTTCTGAGATGGGTAAAAAGGCCAGGAACTCATTCATCAGATACTGAATgtgaagaaatacagaaagtTGCCATCATACTTGGTGTTTTATCTGGTGTAGTCATCGTTACAGTGGGATTAGCATGTTTTACGATACATAAAAGGAAGACAGAATCCATCTTTGCCCCAAAAACAGAAAG actgacACAACAGGAGCAGGAAGTGGAAACAGCTGTTTCAGCCAAACGGGCCCCTGTTGTGACATGCACTGAAACAGCGTCGGCGCCACAATACTGTTCCATGCGCCACCGGGAGGAACGTCATGAAAACCGACAGTATTTTTAA